A genomic segment from Pyxidicoccus trucidator encodes:
- a CDS encoding STM4012 family radical SAM protein, producing the protein MLYATPASEQDARTRLQRAIAGSELPCYVYSYPSKRAYRPVQPARTLAEVWAGARDRLNLYVHVPFCGYRCSFCTLFLTTSHSPQMVDDYVAALQRQVAMYGALLGHLEVVSLYVGGGTPTTLSPDQFSTVFEALHRAFPRFSPTAEVAVEGSPDTMTAERLERLKALGVNRISMGLQTLDEEERKRAGRPYSTQTLYQAVETIQRVGFANVNYDLIYGLEGQQRETWLHSLSTTVGFGPRTVTLYPVVFRPLTVIDKRREKHAGGFMDDGSKYALYDESVAWLAERGFRQNSFVRFSTLEHDGLQQEVADFAGVPLLGLGAGARSYADTVHYGTDFAVRRPETLDIIRGFISHEHRPDEPLGLGFVLDEDEQKRRFCILNLSLGRLEPGAYAQRFRGAGLDDFAEELDALILEGCVTVDREGSYALTPLGFKFSNVIATLFKSPTVDALERDFLPT; encoded by the coding sequence ATGCTGTATGCCACGCCAGCGTCTGAACAGGACGCCCGGACCCGGCTGCAACGGGCCATCGCGGGCTCCGAGCTGCCCTGCTACGTCTACAGCTACCCCTCCAAGCGCGCCTACCGCCCGGTGCAGCCAGCTCGCACCCTGGCCGAGGTGTGGGCGGGCGCCCGGGACAGGCTCAACCTCTACGTCCACGTGCCCTTCTGCGGGTATCGCTGCTCGTTCTGCACGCTGTTCCTCACCACCAGCCACTCGCCGCAGATGGTGGATGACTACGTGGCCGCGCTCCAGCGGCAGGTGGCCATGTACGGCGCGCTGCTGGGACACCTCGAGGTGGTGTCCCTGTACGTGGGCGGAGGGACGCCCACCACGCTGTCGCCGGACCAGTTCTCCACCGTCTTCGAGGCCCTGCACCGGGCCTTCCCACGCTTCTCGCCCACGGCGGAGGTGGCCGTGGAGGGCTCGCCGGACACGATGACGGCCGAGCGGCTGGAGCGCCTCAAGGCCCTGGGCGTCAACCGCATCAGCATGGGCCTGCAGACGCTGGACGAGGAGGAGCGCAAGCGCGCGGGGCGGCCCTACTCCACCCAGACGCTCTACCAGGCGGTGGAGACCATCCAGCGCGTGGGCTTCGCCAACGTGAACTATGACCTCATCTACGGGCTGGAGGGCCAGCAGCGCGAGACGTGGCTGCACAGCCTGAGCACCACGGTGGGCTTCGGGCCCCGGACGGTGACGCTCTATCCGGTGGTGTTCCGCCCGCTGACGGTCATCGACAAGCGGCGCGAGAAGCATGCGGGGGGCTTCATGGACGACGGCTCCAAGTACGCGCTCTACGACGAGAGCGTGGCATGGCTCGCCGAGCGTGGCTTCCGGCAGAACAGCTTCGTGCGCTTCTCCACGCTGGAGCACGACGGGCTGCAGCAGGAGGTGGCGGACTTCGCCGGGGTGCCGCTGCTGGGGCTGGGCGCGGGAGCGCGCAGCTACGCCGACACCGTCCATTACGGCACCGACTTCGCCGTGCGCCGCCCGGAGACGCTCGACATCATCCGCGGCTTCATCTCCCACGAGCACCGTCCGGACGAGCCCCTGGGCCTGGGCTTCGTGCTGGACGAGGACGAGCAGAAGCGGCGCTTCTGCATCCTCAACCTCTCGCTGGGGCGGCTGGAGCCGGGGGCCTACGCGCAGCGCTTCCGGGGCGCGGGCCTGGACGACTTCGCCGAGGAGTTGGACGCGCTCATCCTCGAGGGCTGCGTCACGGTGGACCGCGAGGGCTCCTACGCGCTCACCCCCCTGGGTTTCAAGTTCAGCAACGTCATCGCCACGCTGTTCAAGTCCCCCACCGTGGACGCGCTCGAGCGCGACTTCCTTCCCACCTGA
- a CDS encoding methyltransferase domain-containing protein, with amino-acid sequence MKTTREFEHLPFNAFWEKGYKDGNVSTMGGPNHDIVELADALPPGARVLDLGCGEGRNAFFLAGRGCQVTAVDRSAAGIEKLSALARRTGVPLKAVVADIAHLELHDTWDVIMAHGVIDYLDNATWRGLLERLKEHTVPGGFNAYTCMLFTDEYPAGPEFLAAGFKHSLGQGELAAFYGDWEKVRHDRYVKWDQHPGIPLHCHPVDKLVVRKPGGSGPGPRLTPVPVGKVDLPRPVFDSLAMGLTADEVLARCGEPAVVDTFTLEGVQLGVGPTDSLTVDGYRLSLWYYGRAVLYVINGRVWGRALYDSRPVRMAFG; translated from the coding sequence ATGAAGACGACCCGGGAGTTCGAGCACCTGCCCTTCAACGCCTTCTGGGAGAAGGGATACAAGGACGGCAACGTCTCAACCATGGGCGGGCCCAACCACGACATCGTCGAGCTGGCCGACGCGCTGCCGCCGGGCGCCCGGGTGCTGGACCTGGGCTGCGGCGAGGGGCGCAACGCCTTCTTCCTGGCGGGGCGCGGGTGCCAGGTGACGGCGGTGGACCGCTCGGCGGCGGGCATCGAGAAGCTGAGCGCGCTGGCGCGGCGCACCGGCGTCCCACTGAAGGCAGTGGTGGCGGACATCGCCCACCTGGAGCTGCACGACACCTGGGACGTCATCATGGCCCACGGCGTCATCGACTACCTGGACAACGCGACGTGGCGGGGCCTGCTGGAGCGCCTCAAGGAGCACACCGTGCCGGGCGGCTTCAACGCCTACACGTGCATGCTCTTCACCGACGAGTACCCCGCCGGCCCCGAGTTCCTCGCCGCCGGCTTCAAGCACTCGCTCGGGCAGGGCGAGCTGGCCGCCTTCTACGGCGACTGGGAGAAGGTGCGGCACGACCGGTACGTGAAGTGGGACCAGCACCCGGGAATCCCGCTGCACTGCCACCCGGTGGACAAGCTCGTGGTGCGCAAGCCGGGAGGCAGCGGCCCAGGGCCGCGGCTGACGCCGGTGCCTGTGGGCAAGGTGGACCTGCCGCGCCCGGTGTTCGACAGCCTCGCCATGGGCCTGACGGCCGATGAGGTGCTGGCCCGGTGCGGAGAGCCCGCGGTGGTGGACACCTTCACCCTGGAGGGCGTGCAGCTCGGCGTGGGGCCCACCGACTCGCTGACGGTGGACGGCTACCGGCTGAGCCTCTGGTACTACGGCCGCGCCGTGCTGTACGTCATCAACGGCCGGGTGTGGGGCCGCGCGCTCTATGACTCACGGCCCGTGCGCATGGCCTTCGGGTAG
- a CDS encoding pectin acetylesterase-family hydrolase, translating into MRSFPLLLPALLACVACGAGESTPKPPGDVAADLPTQHDVTGTSNDGVLQPEAMAAVCTPGTSVACTSLAAVWSGGSATCRASGNGYNVSSCTRAGNPTRRLMETVRPALRDPRWAEARCNVGDEFVFQITFPPAPPDGSPLTQWVLRLEGGGFCAFDSTSPYGGCSNRDIDLVSSVNLPADRALRESAPAQPDDFSGAIDVLGHYCSSDLWTGTALDAPDITYKGTKRDWRYVGAANVEAMLAVLVERYGLDDSKPLRVLLRGGSAGGFGAFNNTHRVVRRLPRAAKQGRLLVFPGSGYVPLNWDEPDYPVLGIGSGLEAFGQLTTIWKSSLTPSCVAARTPGDPVHPPHECISGPVLYDILTAPESEGGFDLPTLVWQNRQDQLYMSNSGLPYLSATNTPAELAVRDRWVQTFNQAMGITGRNTSSSMKWLYAPSDPLVQRANGSLEPNVHGAQLYSTEPPSGQANSLNAVLSRFWNTMLGSGPGRGRAAGEVHTFDCNWVPDRDARGCE; encoded by the coding sequence ATGCGCTCCTTCCCACTCCTGCTCCCTGCCCTCCTCGCCTGCGTCGCCTGCGGCGCGGGAGAATCGACCCCGAAGCCCCCCGGTGACGTCGCGGCCGACCTGCCCACGCAGCATGACGTCACGGGCACGTCGAACGACGGAGTCCTCCAGCCCGAAGCGATGGCGGCGGTGTGCACCCCGGGCACCTCCGTCGCCTGCACCAGCCTGGCGGCTGTGTGGTCCGGCGGCTCCGCCACCTGTCGAGCCTCGGGCAATGGCTACAATGTCTCCTCCTGCACTCGCGCCGGCAATCCCACGCGGCGGCTGATGGAGACCGTGCGCCCCGCGCTGCGCGACCCCCGCTGGGCAGAGGCGCGCTGCAACGTGGGCGACGAGTTCGTCTTCCAAATCACCTTTCCCCCCGCGCCGCCCGACGGAAGCCCTCTCACGCAGTGGGTCCTCCGCCTGGAGGGCGGCGGCTTCTGCGCGTTCGACAGCACCAGCCCCTATGGAGGCTGCTCCAACCGGGACATCGACCTCGTCTCGTCGGTGAACCTGCCCGCCGATCGCGCCCTGCGCGAGAGCGCCCCCGCGCAGCCCGACGACTTCAGCGGCGCCATCGACGTGCTCGGACACTACTGTTCGAGCGACCTGTGGACGGGCACCGCCCTCGACGCGCCCGACATCACCTACAAGGGCACGAAGCGGGACTGGCGGTACGTGGGCGCCGCCAACGTGGAGGCGATGCTCGCGGTGCTCGTGGAGCGCTATGGCCTCGACGACAGCAAGCCGCTGCGCGTGCTGTTGCGTGGAGGTTCAGCGGGCGGCTTCGGCGCCTTCAACAACACCCACCGCGTCGTCCGGCGGCTCCCCAGGGCGGCGAAGCAGGGGCGGCTGCTCGTCTTCCCCGGCTCCGGCTACGTGCCGCTCAACTGGGACGAGCCTGACTACCCCGTGCTGGGTATCGGCTCGGGCCTGGAGGCCTTCGGCCAGCTGACGACGATATGGAAGTCCTCACTCACGCCGTCCTGCGTGGCGGCGCGGACTCCCGGAGACCCCGTGCACCCGCCGCACGAGTGCATCAGCGGCCCCGTGCTCTACGACATCCTCACCGCGCCGGAGTCCGAGGGAGGCTTCGACCTGCCCACCCTCGTCTGGCAGAACCGGCAGGACCAGCTCTACATGTCCAACTCCGGCCTGCCGTACCTGTCGGCGACCAACACCCCTGCCGAGCTCGCCGTCCGCGACAGGTGGGTACAGACCTTCAACCAGGCGATGGGCATCACCGGCAGGAACACGTCGTCGAGCATGAAGTGGCTCTATGCGCCGAGCGACCCCCTCGTGCAGCGCGCCAACGGCTCGCTCGAGCCGAACGTGCATGGGGCGCAGCTCTACAGCACCGAGCCCCCGAGCGGCCAGGCCAACTCCCTCAACGCGGTGCTCTCGCGCTTCTGGAACACGATGCTCGGCTCGGGCCCCGGCCGCGGCCGCGCCGCCGGCGAGGTGCACACCTTCGACTGCAACTGGGTGCCCGACCGCGACGCCAGGGGCTGCGAATAG